A genomic window from Lutra lutra chromosome 17, mLutLut1.2, whole genome shotgun sequence includes:
- the BAX gene encoding apoptosis regulator BAX yields MDGSGEQPRGGGPTSSEQIMKTGALLLQGFIQDRAGRMGGETPELALEQAPQDASTKKLSECLKRIGDELDSNMELQRMIAAVDTDSPREVFFRVAADMFSDGNFNWGRVVALFYFASKLVLKALCTKVPELIRTIMGWTLDFLRERLLGWIQDQGGWDGLLSYFGTPTWQTVTIFVAGVLTASLTIWKKMG; encoded by the exons ATGGACGGGTCCGGGGAGCAACCCAGAGGCGGGG GGCCCACCAGCTCTGAGCAGATCATGAAGACAGGGGCCCTTTTGCTTCAGGG TTTCATCCAAGATCGAGCAGGGCGAATGGGGGGAGAGACACCAGAGCTGGCCCTGGAGCAGGCGCCCCAGGATGCATCCACCAAGAAGCTGAGCGAGTGTCTCAAGCGCATCGGAGATGAACTGGACAGTAACATGGAGTTACAGAG GATGATTGCAGCCGTGGACACAGACTCCCCCCGCGAGGTCTTTTTCCGAGTGGCAGCTGACATGTTTTCTGATGGCAACTTCAACTGGGGTCGGGTCGTTGCCCTCTTCTACTTTGCCAGCAAACTGGTGCTCAAG GCCCTGTGTACCAAGGTGCCCGAGCTGATCAGGACCATCATGGGCTGGACACTGGACTTCCTTCGAGAGCGACTGctgggctggatccaggaccagggtggttgg GACGGCCTCCTCTCCTACTTTGGGACACCCACGTGGCAGACAGTGACCATCTTTGTGGCTGGAGTGCTCACTGCATCACTCACCATCTGGAAAAAGATGGGCTGA
- the FTL gene encoding LOW QUALITY PROTEIN: ferritin light chain (The sequence of the model RefSeq protein was modified relative to this genomic sequence to represent the inferred CDS: deleted 2 bases in 1 codon): MSSQIRQNYSTEVEAAVNRLVNMHLRASYTYLSLGFYFDRDDVALEGVGHFFRELAEEKREGAERLLKMQNQRGGRALFQDVQKPSQDEWGKTLDAMEAALVLEKSLNQALLDLHALGSARTDPHLCDFLENHFLDEEVKLIKKMGDHLTNLRAGRPPGWAGRVSLREAHPQARLGAPETSSIL; this comes from the exons ATGAGCTCCCAGATTCGTCAGAATTATTCCACCGAGGTGGAGGCCGCCGTCAACCGTCTGGTCAACATGCATCTGCGGGCCTCCTACACCTACCTCTCTCTG GGCTTCTATTTCGACCGTGACGATGTGGCTCTGGAAGGTGTGGGGCACTTCTTCCGCGAGTTGGCTGAGGAGAAGCGGGAGGGCGCCGAGCGTCTCTTGAAGATGCAAAACCAGCGCGGCGGCCGCGCCCTCTTCCAGGACGTCCAG AAGCCGTCCCAAGATGAGTGGGGGAAAACCCTGGACGCCATGGAAGCTGCCCTGGTTCTAGAGAAGAGCCTGAACCAGGCCCTTCTGGATCTGCACGCCCTGGGTTCTGCCCGCACAGACCCCCAT ctctgtgacttcctgGAGAACCACTTCCTGGATGAGGAGGTGAAACTCATCAAGAAGATGGGCGACCACCTGACGAACCTCCGC GCTGGCCggcccccaggctgggctgggcgaGTATCTCTTCGAGAGGCTCACCCTCAAGCACGACTAGGAGCTCCGGAGACCAGCAGCATCCTTTGA
- the GYS1 gene encoding glycogen [starch] synthase, muscle isoform X2 — protein MNSTWRTQCSSRWPGRWPTRVYFGRWLIEGSPLVVLLDVGASAWALERWKGELWDTCNIGVPWYDREANDAVLFGFLTTWFLGEFLAQNEEKPHVVAHFHEWLAGIGLCLCRARRLPVATIFTTHATLLGRYLCAGAVDFYNNLENFNVDKEAGERQIYHRYCMERAAAHCAHVFTTVSQITAIEAQHLLKRKPDIVTPNGLNVKKFSAMHEFQNLHAQSKARIQEFVRGHFYGHLDFNLDKTLYFFIAGRYEFSNKGADVFLEALARLNYLLRVNGSEQTVVAFFIMPARTNNFNVETLKGQAVRKQLWDTANTVKEKFGRKLYESLLVGSLPDMNKMLDKEDFTMMKRAIFATQRQSFPPVCTHNMLDDSSDPILTTIRRIGLFNSSADRVKVIFHPEFLSSTSPLLPVDYEEFVRGCHLGVFPSYYEPWGYTPAECTVMGIPSISTNLSGFGCFMEEHIADPSAYGIYILDRRFRSLDDSCSQLTSFLYSFCQQSRRQRIIQRNRTERLSDLLDWKYLGRYYMSARHMALAKAFPEHFTYEPHEADAAQGYRYPRPASVPPSPSLSRHSSPHQSEDEDEPRDGLPDVDGERYDEDEEAAKDRRNIRAPEWPRRASCASSTSGSKRSSVDTAPSSSLSTPSEPLSPASSLGEERN, from the exons ATGAATTCGACCTGGAGAACACAGTGCTCTTCGAGGTGGCCTGGGAGGTGGCCAACAAGG gTGTACTTCGGTCGCTGGCTGATCGAGGGGAGCCCCTTGGTGGTGCTCCTGGATGTGGGGGCCTCAGCCTGGGCCCTGGAGCGCTGGAAGGGGGAGCTCTGGGACACCTGCAACATTGGGGTGCCCTGGTACGATCGGGAGGCCAATGACGCTGTCCTTTTTGGCTtcctcaccacctggttcctggGTGAG TTCCTGGCCCAGAACGAGGAGAAGCCACATGTGGTTGCACACTTCCACGAGTGGCTGGCGGGCATCGGACTCTGCTTGTGCCGGGCCCGGCGGCTGCCTGTGGCGACAATCTTCACCACCCACGCCACGCTCCTGGGACGATACCTGTGTGCGGGTGCCGTGGACTTCTACAACAACCTGGAGAAC TTCAATGTGGACAAGGAAGCAGGTGAGAGGCAGATCTATCACCGCTACTGCATGGAGCGGGCAGCGGCCCACTGTGCGCACGTCTTTACTACTGTGTCCCAGATTACCGCCATCGAGGCTCAGCACCTACTCAAGAGGAAACCAG aTATTGTGACACCCAATGGGCTGAATGTGAAGAAGTTCTCCGCCATGCATGAGTTCCAGAACCTCCATGCTCAGAGCAAGGCTCGGATCCAGGAGTTTGTGCGGGGCCATTTTTATGG GCACCTGGACTTCAACTTGGACAAGACCTTGTATTTCTTTATCGCTGGCCGCTATGAATTCTCTAACAAGGGGGCCGACGTCTTCCTAGAGGCCTTGGCCCGACTCAACTATCTGCTCAGA GTGAATGGCAGCGAGCAGACAGTGGTCGCCTTCTTCATCATGCCGGCTCGGACCAACAATTTCAACGTGGAAACCCTCAAGGGCCAGGCTGTGCGCAAGCAGCTCTG GGATACGGCCAACACCGTGAAAGAGAAGTTCGGAAGGAAGCTTTACGAATCCTTGCTGGT GGGGAGCCTCCCAGACATGAACAAGATGCTGGACAAGGAGGACTTCACCATGATGAAGAGAGCCATCTTCGCCACGCAG CGGCAGTCTTTCCCCCCCGTGTGCACCCACAACATGCTGGACGACTCCTCGGACCCTATCCTGACCACCATCCGCCGAATTGGGCTCTTCAATAGTAGTGCTGACAGGGTCAAG GTGATTTTCCACCCAGAGTTCCTATCCTCCACGAGCCCCCTGCTCCCCGTGGATTATGAGGAATTTGTCCGTGGATGCCATCTTGGGGTCTTCCCCTCCTACTATGAGCCTTGGGGCTACACACCGG CTGAGTGCACGGTTATGGGCATCCCCAGTATCTCCACCAACCTCTCCGGCTTCGGCTGCTTCATGGAGGAACACATTGCAGACCCCTCAGCTTACG GCATCTACATTCTGGACCGGCGGTTCCGCAGTCTGGATGATTCCTGCTCGCAGCTCACCTCCTTCCTCTACAGCTTTTGCCAGCAGAGCCGGCGGCAGCGCATCATCCAGCGAAACCGCACGGAGCGCCTCTCAGACCTTCTGGACTGGAAATACCTAGGCCGG TACTATATGTCTGCACGCCACATGGCGCTGGCCAAGGCCTTTCCAGAGCACTTCACCTATGAGCCGCACGAGGCTGACGCG GCTCAGGGCTACCGCTACCCACGGCCGGCCTCGGTGCCACCATCGCCCTCACTGTCGCGACACTCGAGCCCGCACCAGAGTGAAGACGAGGACGAGCCCCGGGATGGGCTGCCGGATGTAGACGGGGAGCGCTACGACGAGGACGAGGAGGCCGCCAAGGACCGGCGCAACATCCGCGCCCCCGAGTGGCCGCGCCGCGCCTCCTGCGCCTCTTCCACCAGCGGGAGCAAGCGCAGCTCGGTGGACACGGCGCCCTCCAGCTCGCTCAGCACTCCCAGCGAGCCCCTCAGCCCTGCTAGCTCCCTGGGCGAGGAGCGCAACTAA
- the GYS1 gene encoding glycogen [starch] synthase, muscle isoform X1, whose translation MPLSRTLSMSSLPGLEDWEDEFDLENTVLFEVAWEVANKVGGIYTVLQTKAKVTGDEWGDNYYLVGPYTEQGVRTQVELLDPPTLALKRTLDSMNSKGCKVYFGRWLIEGSPLVVLLDVGASAWALERWKGELWDTCNIGVPWYDREANDAVLFGFLTTWFLGEFLAQNEEKPHVVAHFHEWLAGIGLCLCRARRLPVATIFTTHATLLGRYLCAGAVDFYNNLENFNVDKEAGERQIYHRYCMERAAAHCAHVFTTVSQITAIEAQHLLKRKPDIVTPNGLNVKKFSAMHEFQNLHAQSKARIQEFVRGHFYGHLDFNLDKTLYFFIAGRYEFSNKGADVFLEALARLNYLLRVNGSEQTVVAFFIMPARTNNFNVETLKGQAVRKQLWDTANTVKEKFGRKLYESLLVGSLPDMNKMLDKEDFTMMKRAIFATQRQSFPPVCTHNMLDDSSDPILTTIRRIGLFNSSADRVKVIFHPEFLSSTSPLLPVDYEEFVRGCHLGVFPSYYEPWGYTPAECTVMGIPSISTNLSGFGCFMEEHIADPSAYGIYILDRRFRSLDDSCSQLTSFLYSFCQQSRRQRIIQRNRTERLSDLLDWKYLGRYYMSARHMALAKAFPEHFTYEPHEADAAQGYRYPRPASVPPSPSLSRHSSPHQSEDEDEPRDGLPDVDGERYDEDEEAAKDRRNIRAPEWPRRASCASSTSGSKRSSVDTAPSSSLSTPSEPLSPASSLGEERN comes from the exons ATGCCTCTAAGTCGCACTTTGTCCATGTCCTCCCTGCCAGGACTGGAAGATTGGGAAGATGAATTCGACCTGGAGAACACAGTGCTCTTCGAGGTGGCCTGGGAGGTGGCCAACAAGG TGGGTGGCATCTACACGGTGCTGCAGACGAAGGCGAAGGTGACGGGGGATGAGTGGGGTGACAACTACTACCTGGTGGGACCTTACACGGAGCAGGGTGTGAGGACCCAGGTGGAGCTGCTTGACCCCCCAACCCTGGCTCTGAAGAGGACACTGGACTCCATGAACAGCAAGGGCTGCAAG gTGTACTTCGGTCGCTGGCTGATCGAGGGGAGCCCCTTGGTGGTGCTCCTGGATGTGGGGGCCTCAGCCTGGGCCCTGGAGCGCTGGAAGGGGGAGCTCTGGGACACCTGCAACATTGGGGTGCCCTGGTACGATCGGGAGGCCAATGACGCTGTCCTTTTTGGCTtcctcaccacctggttcctggGTGAG TTCCTGGCCCAGAACGAGGAGAAGCCACATGTGGTTGCACACTTCCACGAGTGGCTGGCGGGCATCGGACTCTGCTTGTGCCGGGCCCGGCGGCTGCCTGTGGCGACAATCTTCACCACCCACGCCACGCTCCTGGGACGATACCTGTGTGCGGGTGCCGTGGACTTCTACAACAACCTGGAGAAC TTCAATGTGGACAAGGAAGCAGGTGAGAGGCAGATCTATCACCGCTACTGCATGGAGCGGGCAGCGGCCCACTGTGCGCACGTCTTTACTACTGTGTCCCAGATTACCGCCATCGAGGCTCAGCACCTACTCAAGAGGAAACCAG aTATTGTGACACCCAATGGGCTGAATGTGAAGAAGTTCTCCGCCATGCATGAGTTCCAGAACCTCCATGCTCAGAGCAAGGCTCGGATCCAGGAGTTTGTGCGGGGCCATTTTTATGG GCACCTGGACTTCAACTTGGACAAGACCTTGTATTTCTTTATCGCTGGCCGCTATGAATTCTCTAACAAGGGGGCCGACGTCTTCCTAGAGGCCTTGGCCCGACTCAACTATCTGCTCAGA GTGAATGGCAGCGAGCAGACAGTGGTCGCCTTCTTCATCATGCCGGCTCGGACCAACAATTTCAACGTGGAAACCCTCAAGGGCCAGGCTGTGCGCAAGCAGCTCTG GGATACGGCCAACACCGTGAAAGAGAAGTTCGGAAGGAAGCTTTACGAATCCTTGCTGGT GGGGAGCCTCCCAGACATGAACAAGATGCTGGACAAGGAGGACTTCACCATGATGAAGAGAGCCATCTTCGCCACGCAG CGGCAGTCTTTCCCCCCCGTGTGCACCCACAACATGCTGGACGACTCCTCGGACCCTATCCTGACCACCATCCGCCGAATTGGGCTCTTCAATAGTAGTGCTGACAGGGTCAAG GTGATTTTCCACCCAGAGTTCCTATCCTCCACGAGCCCCCTGCTCCCCGTGGATTATGAGGAATTTGTCCGTGGATGCCATCTTGGGGTCTTCCCCTCCTACTATGAGCCTTGGGGCTACACACCGG CTGAGTGCACGGTTATGGGCATCCCCAGTATCTCCACCAACCTCTCCGGCTTCGGCTGCTTCATGGAGGAACACATTGCAGACCCCTCAGCTTACG GCATCTACATTCTGGACCGGCGGTTCCGCAGTCTGGATGATTCCTGCTCGCAGCTCACCTCCTTCCTCTACAGCTTTTGCCAGCAGAGCCGGCGGCAGCGCATCATCCAGCGAAACCGCACGGAGCGCCTCTCAGACCTTCTGGACTGGAAATACCTAGGCCGG TACTATATGTCTGCACGCCACATGGCGCTGGCCAAGGCCTTTCCAGAGCACTTCACCTATGAGCCGCACGAGGCTGACGCG GCTCAGGGCTACCGCTACCCACGGCCGGCCTCGGTGCCACCATCGCCCTCACTGTCGCGACACTCGAGCCCGCACCAGAGTGAAGACGAGGACGAGCCCCGGGATGGGCTGCCGGATGTAGACGGGGAGCGCTACGACGAGGACGAGGAGGCCGCCAAGGACCGGCGCAACATCCGCGCCCCCGAGTGGCCGCGCCGCGCCTCCTGCGCCTCTTCCACCAGCGGGAGCAAGCGCAGCTCGGTGGACACGGCGCCCTCCAGCTCGCTCAGCACTCCCAGCGAGCCCCTCAGCCCTGCTAGCTCCCTGGGCGAGGAGCGCAACTAA